Proteins encoded in a region of the Paramagnetospirillum magneticum AMB-1 genome:
- the cyoE gene encoding heme o synthase: MTFRQYIELLKPRIALMIALTAITGYGAVATKVDPVALLLLTLAMILGSAASAVFNHVWDRDIDRLMRRTSRRPMATGAGTPALGFALAVVLMVAGMALANAAFNWVVALHLFLGGFVYVAIYTVWLKRRHWTNIIIGGAAGSFAVLAGAAAVDQTQWLLPMVLALVLFLWTPSHFWSLAILLADDYRQAGVPMLPVVVGAKRTAWCILANTVILVGASLLPWGLGLLGNVYGFVAAVSGAVLLGFNVVLVRDTSRRWAGWNFAASMPYLLLLFIAVFADKHW; this comes from the coding sequence TTGACGTTCAGGCAATACATCGAGCTCTTGAAGCCGCGCATCGCCCTGATGATCGCGCTGACGGCCATCACCGGCTATGGCGCGGTGGCGACCAAGGTCGACCCGGTGGCCCTGCTGCTGCTGACCCTGGCCATGATACTCGGCTCGGCCGCCTCGGCGGTGTTCAACCATGTCTGGGACCGCGACATCGACCGGCTGATGCGCCGCACCTCGCGCCGGCCCATGGCCACCGGCGCCGGCACCCCGGCCCTGGGCTTCGCCCTGGCGGTGGTGCTGATGGTGGCCGGCATGGCCCTGGCCAACGCCGCCTTCAATTGGGTGGTGGCGCTGCATCTGTTCCTGGGCGGCTTCGTCTATGTGGCCATCTACACCGTCTGGCTGAAGCGCCGCCATTGGACAAATATCATCATCGGCGGCGCGGCCGGCAGTTTCGCCGTCCTGGCCGGAGCGGCGGCGGTGGATCAGACCCAATGGCTGCTGCCCATGGTCCTGGCCCTGGTGCTGTTCCTGTGGACGCCCAGCCATTTCTGGTCGCTGGCCATCCTGCTTGCCGACGACTACCGCCAGGCGGGCGTGCCCATGCTGCCGGTGGTGGTGGGCGCCAAGCGTACCGCCTGGTGCATCCTGGCCAACACCGTGATCCTGGTGGGGGCCTCGCTGCTGCCCTGGGGGCTGGGCCTGCTGGGCAATGTCTACGGTTTCGTGGCCGCGGTTTCGGGCGCCGTGCTGCTGGGCTTCAACGTGGTACTGGTCAGGGACACCAGCCGCCGCTGGGCCGGGTGGAACTTCGCCGCCTCCATGCCCTATCTGCTGCTGCTGTTCATCGCCGTCTTCGCCGACAAGCACTGGTAG
- a CDS encoding DUF420 domain-containing protein, which produces MTAAGTLPHITAFLNAVSLAFLITGFVHIRAGRKDSHRKAMLGAVGASALFLAFYVVYHFAAPIFVFRGTGVVRPIYYALLISHVLLAAVVAPMVALTLVRALKGQFDLHPKIARWTLPLWLYVSITGIVVYLMLYHIYI; this is translated from the coding sequence ATGACCGCCGCCGGAACCCTGCCCCATATCACCGCCTTTCTCAACGCGGTCTCGCTGGCCTTCCTGATAACGGGCTTCGTTCATATCCGGGCGGGCCGCAAGGACAGCCACCGCAAGGCCATGCTGGGCGCGGTGGGGGCATCAGCCCTGTTCCTGGCCTTCTACGTGGTCTACCACTTCGCCGCCCCCATCTTCGTGTTCCGGGGAACGGGCGTGGTGCGCCCCATCTATTACGCCCTACTGATCAGCCATGTGCTGCTGGCGGCGGTGGTGGCGCCCATGGTCGCCCTGACCCTGGTCCGCGCCCTCAAGGGGCAGTTCGACCTGCACCCGAAAATCGCCCGCTGGACCTTGCCGCTGTGGCTTTACGTATCCATTACCGGCATCGTCGTGTATCTTATGCTGTATCACATATACATTTGA
- a CDS encoding anion transporter yields MDSFVIAVFFLTYLGMAFGSVPGLRLDRTGIALLAVVVLLVSGKVGVKAMGTSIDVPTLLLLFALMIVSAQFQLAGVYGAVAQKVAESPGSARRLLALVVAVSGGLSAVLANDVVCFAMTPIIAEGIRRRGLDPRPYLLGLVGAANAGSAATLIGNPQNILIGQVGGLDFWSFLAACAVPAALSLVVVYYCIAWIWRRELDATPGPVEAHPPAEGHRWQAVKGGIALAILALLFAAPLPREVGAMAIAALLLASRRMCSREMIGLVDWHLLLLFACLFVVTGAFADTDMARHWVNWLAEHGFFPDSLKAMLPVALVASNSIGNVPAVMLILAVWPTPDPGALTGLALLSTLAGNFLLVGSMANIIVAERAAGAGCRLSFGDFARAGIPVTLLTMAIAVIWLRLGGWMTW; encoded by the coding sequence ATGGATAGTTTCGTCATCGCCGTCTTCTTCCTCACCTATCTCGGCATGGCCTTCGGCTCGGTGCCAGGCCTGCGGCTCGACCGTACCGGCATCGCCCTGCTGGCCGTGGTGGTCCTGCTGGTGTCGGGCAAGGTGGGCGTCAAGGCCATGGGCACCTCCATCGACGTGCCCACCCTGCTGCTGCTGTTCGCCCTGATGATCGTCTCGGCCCAGTTCCAGCTGGCCGGGGTCTATGGCGCCGTGGCGCAGAAGGTGGCAGAATCGCCCGGTTCGGCCCGGCGCCTGTTGGCCCTGGTGGTGGCGGTGTCGGGCGGATTGTCGGCGGTGCTGGCCAATGACGTGGTCTGCTTCGCCATGACCCCGATCATCGCCGAGGGCATCCGTCGGCGCGGCCTCGATCCGCGTCCCTATCTGCTGGGGCTGGTGGGCGCCGCCAATGCCGGCAGCGCCGCCACCCTGATCGGCAATCCCCAGAACATTCTGATCGGACAGGTGGGCGGGCTGGATTTCTGGAGCTTCCTGGCCGCCTGCGCCGTCCCCGCCGCCCTGTCCCTGGTGGTGGTGTATTACTGCATCGCCTGGATCTGGCGGCGCGAGCTGGACGCCACTCCCGGACCGGTGGAGGCCCATCCGCCGGCCGAGGGCCATCGCTGGCAGGCGGTCAAGGGCGGAATCGCCCTGGCTATCCTGGCCCTGCTGTTCGCCGCCCCCCTGCCACGCGAAGTGGGCGCCATGGCCATCGCCGCCCTGCTGCTTGCCAGCCGCCGCATGTGCTCACGCGAGATGATCGGCCTGGTGGACTGGCACCTGCTGCTGCTGTTCGCCTGCCTGTTCGTGGTCACCGGCGCCTTCGCCGATACCGACATGGCGCGTCACTGGGTCAACTGGCTGGCCGAGCACGGATTCTTCCCCGACTCGCTGAAGGCCATGCTGCCGGTGGCGCTGGTCGCGTCGAACTCCATCGGCAACGTGCCGGCGGTGATGCTGATCCTGGCGGTGTGGCCCACCCCCGATCCCGGGGCGCTGACCGGTCTGGCCCTGCTGTCGACCCTGGCGGGGAATTTCCTGCTGGTGGGCAGCATGGCCAATATCATCGTGGCCGAACGCGCCGCCGGAGCCGGGTGCCGACTGTCCTTCGGTGACTTCGCCCGGGCCGGCATTCCCGTGACCCTGCTGACCATGGCCATCGCCGTAATCTGGCTGCGGCTGGGCGGCTGGATGACGTGGTGA
- a CDS encoding SDR family NAD(P)-dependent oxidoreductase yields MTKPFSSVLITGASSGLGAGLARICAAPGVTLHLSGRDRNRLDAAAKQCEALGAAVHATPLDVTDSAATARWVTDSDAIRPLDLVIANAGISAGTGGGGETEAQTRAIFAVNVNGVFNTVMPAIPLLRQRRRGQVGIMSSLAGFRGFAGAPAYCASKAAIRVWGESLRAELAPAGIGVSVICPGFVETPMTAVNRFRMPFLMDVERASRIMVRGLARNRGRIAFPWPMHLMARLAGCLPSALMDRIAAGLPRK; encoded by the coding sequence ATGACAAAGCCGTTCAGCTCCGTCCTGATCACCGGCGCCTCGTCGGGCCTGGGAGCCGGGCTGGCGCGGATCTGCGCGGCGCCCGGCGTCACCTTGCACCTGTCGGGCCGCGACCGGAACCGCCTCGACGCGGCGGCGAAGCAGTGCGAAGCGCTGGGAGCGGCTGTCCACGCCACCCCGTTGGACGTCACCGATTCAGCCGCCACGGCGCGCTGGGTCACGGATTCCGACGCCATCCGGCCGCTGGATCTGGTCATCGCCAATGCCGGCATCTCGGCGGGCACCGGCGGCGGCGGCGAGACGGAGGCCCAGACCCGGGCCATCTTCGCCGTCAATGTGAACGGCGTGTTCAACACGGTGATGCCCGCCATTCCCCTGCTGCGGCAACGCCGCCGGGGGCAGGTCGGCATCATGAGTTCCCTGGCGGGCTTTCGCGGCTTTGCCGGAGCGCCCGCCTATTGCGCCTCCAAGGCCGCAATCAGGGTCTGGGGCGAATCCCTGCGCGCCGAGCTGGCCCCCGCCGGCATCGGCGTCTCGGTGATCTGCCCCGGCTTCGTGGAGACGCCCATGACGGCGGTGAACCGGTTCCGCATGCCGTTCCTGATGGACGTGGAGCGGGCCAGCCGCATCATGGTTCGCGGACTGGCCCGCAACCGGGGCCGCATCGCCTTTCCCTGGCCCATGCACCTGATGGCCCGCCTGGCGGGGTGCCTGCCCAGCGCGCTGATGGACCGCATCGCGGCGGGATTGCCGAGGAAGTAG
- a CDS encoding HepT-like ribonuclease domain-containing protein, which yields MTFKDWRVRIEDMIEAIERIRRYTEGMDDRRFVADDRTVDAVVRNLEIIGEAAKRVPFNVLERHPDIPWSRMSEMRNILVHEYHSVDPSIIFDTARHDLPPLLGPLRALLNERNGNGNGNGNGG from the coding sequence GTGACCTTCAAGGATTGGCGGGTCCGCATCGAGGACATGATCGAGGCCATCGAGCGCATCCGGCGCTATACCGAGGGCATGGACGACCGCCGTTTCGTCGCCGACGACCGCACGGTGGACGCCGTGGTCCGCAATCTGGAAATCATCGGTGAGGCCGCCAAGCGCGTGCCCTTCAACGTGCTGGAACGCCATCCCGACATCCCGTGGAGCCGCATGTCCGAGATGCGCAACATTCTGGTGCACGAATACCATTCCGTCGACCCCTCCATCATCTTCGACACCGCCCGCCACGACCTGCCGCCCCTGCTGGGGCCGCTGCGCGCCCTGCTCAACGAGCGGAACGGCAATGGCAACGGGAACGGCAACGGCGGATGA
- a CDS encoding nucleotidyltransferase family protein: MKERRRPERGRPNVIEIVVRVPADKADAVKAYAGRISRRRSPALREEVIGRLQSRADIMERFGVKNLYLFGSVVREEAKPTSDIDLMVEFFPGKPGGLFAYVELKHALEGLLGRPVDLITSGNIKPRLKKRILEECLLVYGEGDGRR; this comes from the coding sequence ATGAAGGAAAGACGACGGCCCGAACGCGGCCGCCCCAACGTCATCGAGATCGTGGTGCGCGTGCCGGCCGACAAGGCCGACGCGGTCAAGGCCTATGCCGGACGCATCTCGCGCCGCCGCAGCCCCGCCCTGCGCGAGGAGGTGATCGGCCGCCTGCAGTCGCGCGCCGACATCATGGAACGCTTCGGGGTGAAGAACCTGTACCTGTTCGGCTCGGTGGTGCGGGAAGAGGCCAAGCCCACCAGCGACATCGACCTGATGGTCGAGTTCTTTCCCGGCAAGCCCGGCGGCCTGTTCGCCTATGTGGAGCTGAAGCACGCCCTGGAAGGGCTTCTCGGCCGCCCGGTGGACCTCATCACCTCGGGCAACATCAAGCCGCGCCTGAAAAAGCGCATCCTGGAAGAATGCCTGCTGGTTTACGGAGAGGGAGACGGGAGACGGTGA